The region CATATTTTAGACaatgaacttcattaagagtttgaaaaCGCAACCCTTCAAATGCAATAGTCAACATCATTAAATGATATTGCACAAACATCCAAATCAACAACTTATTGTTACGTATTGAATCTTGAGGTTAATGTTTTATTAACATTAGATTGGGTTGTTACCATTGTTGTAACTCTTACTCAAGGAGTTTCAATTCCATACCTCTCGAGATAGTCTTTAGTAAATCTCTGGTGGTTTAGTAAATGGATCAACTACATTATAACTTGAATGTGTGTATATAAAAGTGAAATGACAAGTTGGTTGTcggtctagcaaacatgaacaactgacagatgtgtcagatggatcAACTACATTACTCAAGAAGTTTCAATTCCATACCTCTCGATGAAGTTTTTTCACCTGTTGttaggatcgaaacaatcaggttggttgtcGGTCTAGCAAACATAAACAACTGACAGATGTGTCAGATGaatgtgaaatgtgcattcctgaatgaccccttagaaaaataagtttatgtcgcacaaccagttgagtttgtgaaacaaggtgaagaaagaaaggtgtacaggctgcataaagtcctgtatggacttaaacaagctccaagagcttggagCAAGAAGATAAATgactttctaagggagaaggaattcgtgaagtgcaaatctgaacatggagtatatgtaagaagaagcaagcGTGAATTGCTTATATTATGCCTCTATGCCGATAACCTATTGATAACATgtagttgcaagaaggagattgAAGATTTCAAAGTTGATATcaacaaggaatttgaaatgtcagatctgggtgacattttatatttccttggcatcgaattttataagagtggtagaggtttgatgatgcatcaaagaaagtatgcaggcgaaattctcaagagatttgagatgcaagattgcaacccaacttcgacttCAGCTGAGTCCAGATTAaaactgtcgaaagattcagataaagatgatgtcgatccaacccaatacagaagacttattgggtcacttcgatacctttgtcacacaagacccgacttagcatacagtgtaggtatggtgagcagattcatgcagaagccaaaggtatcacatctagcagcgacgaagaggatactaaggtatctgaaaggaactctcgactatgacattttgtttcctgcagctgatgaaggaaaagaatgaaaattagtgggatacaccgactcaagttggtgtagtgatgttgaggatcaAAAATCCATAACGGGCTAcgtgtttatgctaggtggtgcaccagttgcttggagttcgagaaaagagccagtagtggcattatcgtcgCACGAAGCAGAATACGTAGATGTTTCTCTTTGTacatgtcaagcaacatggatggtgaatctggtcgtAGAGATAACATCGAAGAGTCATGGAtcaattaccatgaagatcgacagcatATCAGCTATCAATTTGGCAAAGAATCTGATAacacatggtcgaagcaagcacatcgaaatgaggttcaattatcttcgagagcaggtagcagatgggaagatgaatgtggaacactgcagaactgagaatcagattgcagacatcatgacgaagggagtgcaggtcgaagtgttcagaagactatgagctatgatgaatgtagatgGCTTAgatacaatgaattaggtggtgtgttgaattgtaattccttgtgtcgaagcagaTTGATCGACAGAATAAGGAAGTTTCAAACCACCTAgtatgttgagttgtgttagtgtcgAAGTGTTGAAACATGTTGCTTCACACAAAATTTCAACTTATgtctattttagtagtgttagctattttgggtttttatagttttgggctttgacttgaggtccaagttaacctaaatctataaatagagggagtaatccttgtttttgtaatgaagtggatagagtattcataacattgtattcacagtattttgcagttgcaaagtgaatacgaagttttccacaatttgtggatagagagaaactctgcagaattatattactcttctccttcatcattctttacactctttctttctccattgttcttctcttttcgttgttattgtgtgggtaataacaatcttgttcatcaagattgattggaattctccatagattttgaAGGATTTCCAACAATGTTTACTTAAACAAAAACATTCGGATTCCAATCTCTTGGATTATATTTGAAGTTTGGAATCCAAATTATTTTGAAAATTGTGTGGTGCATATTCCAATTTGGACGTTATCTTTTAGACGCGTCCGAATTTCAATCTTCGAGTTTTTATAATATTTTCAATCTCCAGGGATGGTTTTTGTATTAGTGTGTCCAAATTTTAAAATCTATAATTAAAGATTATTTTTGAATTTTCCATATGATGAATGAGTAACATGTGTAACACATTGGGGTGTGATGACTAACCCTACCATATTAAATAAGATAATAGCTCTAATACCAGCAGTCTTGTGCTTTAATTGCATTCTTAACCTTTCAATCAAATAACCACCTCTAATAAAAGGAAAAGTTAAATGCATTCCTGATAACAACATAGCATTTTTAGTATCAAAGTAAGAATACCAAAACAGTGCACTCCTTTTTTATTCATGGTATGTGTTTGCTTTCGATGCATATAAGTATAATGCTCTGATTTTATATATTGACCTTAACTATCTCTCATTAGTAAACAACATGAATTTCAGACTATATACCCGTTGTAATAGAAAATGGCATACAAATTTTACTGCAATACAAAGGAATCACATGAATAAACCAATTCAAGATGAAAGTATTTAAATGCAAAGTAGATCATAAGAGGAACCTAAACTGGACACTGAAATTCGATACACCCTTACCTCAAAATACAAAATAAAGAGAGAAAAGAGTTTATGATCGTTTGTTCATAGAAGTTCTGCTACCATGTCAAGAATTAACCATGCTAAAAACTTAAGCTACTGGTGAAGAAGACACATGAATGACTATTATATCTCACAACATAATTtaatttcaaagcaattggagACTGAAACTGAAAAGGAGTTCTGTCAACAGTGTATATCAGCATCTATATGTAATGATCTATAAACAAATATTCCTTTAAGATTAAATATGTTACACTTAAACTAAAAGTACCATTTCCAGCTCCATAGTGAGGGTTTGTATATCAATGTTACAATATTGAAATATCATAAAGAGCATAGTCCATACTTCATACACTTATGAAATCACAAAGACTCTTAGCTCGCCTCTATCTCCTCTCGTGACGCGGGTATCTGCGTCAAGATATGTAACTTCAAAATCACCACTTCCTCTATTAGATTTTGGCCTTAATGCCTCTGGAAGTTGAGGTACCTCTAACGGCGGCAACTGTGAAAAATTCCCAGTTGTTTTCACCGTGGTTTTCTCGAATATTATCTTGATCTTCGAAGATCCTGAATCATCAGAAACCACGGATAATTAAGAGTTAGTCTCAATGCTACAATTATGATATCTAGCAAACAGAAAAATCATGCAAAAGGTACTAGCATATGCAGTCGAAAGCATATAACCAACCTATGAGTTCAAATTTGTGAGCTAATGTGGCGGTTGCTTCGAGGGGTGGAAGAGGCCACGGAGCACCAAACTGAAGCTCCACTATATTGTCAAAGTCTTTGCTTAAGATGTCAATTCGTTGAAAAACCTAACAGCAAAGAAAGAACAAAATTTCATCAATTAGCATCAAACATAACTACCGGTCAAATCAAAAACCATAAATTTCTTCGAGGAAACATAGTTAAGAGCAAATTAGCACAAATATTACAACATCATTATACGATGTGAGATTAGTAGTAACAGACCTGTCCAAGAGTTATGGGAAGGAGCCTTCCTATGGGAGGTCCAGGCCGGCTCCCACCTAGAGTACGAGAGGAGAACGCGCTGCTATATATCAGTTTCcatcttccttgcaatttatCAAGGTTATCTGTGAGGTCTACCAACCCTCCAGCATCTTCGAGTTCCTTAGCCGCAGCATCTGCCTTTTGCAGGTCTTCTTCATTTGCCGCAAGACCTCTATTTAGCCCAGAAACAGCACTCTACAACATTAACAAATCAAGCATTTAAGTGACAATAATAACCGGTTTACAAATGTTTCCAAGGGATTTGAACTCTCTCCCTACAAAACATGCAAAGTGAGGAGTGTCATTCTATATAAAAGTATCATAAACCTAATATAATTTTCATAAAAGATTGCCCTCAAACTATTTGATTTTAAATTCAACAAGAAACCTATACCTATATTATGTTTTCCGCAAGCGAAGTAACCTAGAAACTATTTTCCCTGTTAACACTATGCAATAATTGATAATTACTCATACACTCAGCATGGTGATAATAGTAATAGCTAAACATGAAATTGACCACACACTCAACACCCAACAAGTGTAAAATCAACAAAATCAACAAGATCGAAAGAAAAAGAAGCTGACCAGAAGATTGAGCTTTAAGGAGGGGATAGCATCAAATGGATTAGAAGGAATTGGAATAGTTCCATCGGTAAATGGGCCACCTGCAACAGATTTAACAATAAGCGATTGTTTGATATGGTTACTACCACCCTTTGGAGTGAGATTGTTGTTGCGGGGAATAAAACTTCTGGGAAATAAACaacaagaagaagaagatgatatAGAAGTTGAAGGGTGatgaaggagattgagagaaGCCATGAGAAATGGAGTGGATTGAAATTGTGGAAGAGACTATAGAGAAAAATGAGATTTGTGTTGGGTTATATGtgtgagagagaaagagaagaaagaaTGAAGTGTGTGTTCATTCACACCGCTTACGAATGAGACACGTAATGCTTCTTGCGCCTTTAACTATCTCCAACAAGAATTTTGGTCTTCATGTTTAGTCAACCTCGGTCGACATGCCTTGCTTGCATACTTTGATTTGTTTTATAACTATTACTCATTTTGTCTTAAGATTATATCTAGTTTAATATTTtacaaaattataattaatatatatatatatatattatatatatatatatatatatatatatatatatatataatatatatatatatatatatatatatatatatatatatatatatatatatatatatatatatataattaatatatatatatatatatataagagaaTTATATGTTTTATAAAATTATTCTTATAAATGATGAGATAGGATTAAAAGTATGTGTATTTTATATAGGCGATATAGGAATTAATTTCTTTTGACTCTATGATATAATTTTTGATTTGTTATTACTAGTCTTTAATTACACAAGTTTCGCTGAGAAGTTTAAACTAGAAAAATTTATgaaaaaatcaattttaatttgtaaaaaattcatgattttttaTTTAAGAAACATAAATAAATGTTCAATCACTATGATTTTAAGAGTCTAAACAAGTTAATAGGTAAAATACCTTAAGTTTTGAAGTAGTCAAATGTCCAATCGACTAAAATCCAATTAATCTCAAATTCAAATACTAGACCTAAATTATAAAAATAGTTCACATATTAAGAGAAAGGTACAATTTTCGATCTCCACTTTTATTATACTCGTCTTGAATCTTTAATTGACTTAGGCGTTGGAGTGTTAACCATGCATATCCACCCCATACCATCATAAAGGAGATAAGAGATACGGTTCAAGATCATCAGTTTTCCAACAACATCAATTTTTGGTTTCTGAACGGATCAATGGCGGTTCAAGATCATCACTTCGTAAACACCATCAGACAAACTCAAAAGTTCTAGATCTGGATTCTTACGGTTTCAGATCTAATCTCCGATTTGCTAGGTCGTAACCTCTTCAGGTCACCGAATCAAGGGCATTCAGAGTCGAATTCGAGAACCATCGCACTCAATTCTGACAATTATAGTTTCACCACTGATTCTCCAAGTCTTTGGATCTCTGATTGCCTTTGGGAACTGCATAAAGAAGGAGAAGAAAGGATCCTAGATCCAAATTCAGATTCACGTCGGAACACTAACAAGTGGAAGCGGAATATTTGAAGATAACGCCAAAGATTCATGCCCCATCTTTTGATCAAATACAACCATTGTCTCCCACTGCTAATGTGATACTTGTCGCGGTGACACCAAAGAAACTACAAGTTCATAGTTAATATCATACACGATTTAAAGTTTGAGGTGTCTTTTATGGGTATCAAAGGATCTTCGACCAGTTAATGGGCCTACTCCAAGTCAGAAACATTGTTTCCCTTGACACTTGGTCTGATCATTACAAGAAAGATCGACACGGGAGAACCGAATAAGGAGTAGAAGCATTTGGGATCAAATATTGTTTCTCAAGTTAGCACAACAATTCCACCAAGGTCGGGGTCCGAACGAAGATGCTCATAAGCAACATTCTTCAAATGGAATTGCACAAATTGGATAAGCTGATTATTGAGTCTCCAAAATTGGGCTAACAAAGGCAAAGGGAAATGACTGACCATGTAATCGAAGAGAAGGCTCTCTAGATTCTAATAGCAAGGAGACCCGATGAACATAGTCATAAACTCCTGAACAACATCGTTGTCCCAATGGAAAGACTAAAAGAGGAGGCCTATCCATCTTTCCCCCGCATAGGCCAAGAAGGAGAGCCCCCGAGGAAAGTCGCTAATGCCCGACCACCATACTGGGATTAGGAGAAGCTGACCATCAAACCAGATCAATCAGAGATAAGTCATCAGCTACCTATAAGCTACTTTAGACATGTATCCAATATGGAAGAAGTTGGGGAATCTCGACCCCAGTGATCCAAAAGTGCCTCACCAAAACATTGGACAGAGCAACTTGACGAGTCTAAAGTTTCAATGGATGATGCCAAGCTAATGTAAGTATAAAGTGTGCAACCTAAGAGGGGGTGAATTATGTTAGACtgatttttctcatttttaaGAGATGGTTCGTATTTCTTATTTTTCCAGAAATATTTCTATGGACTCATGAAGAAAAGTTCTGAAATATAAATGCAAAAATATAAAGAGCACAAGGATATATCTTAGTTTCATTTTCCAATCAAGGGTACAACTAGTCCCCTCACACCCCGTGAGAGATTTTTACTATTGTTTGATCTTCGTGCAAATCTCACACCATGACTTCTCCTACGACCTTCTAACAACAACAAAGAAACACACCACTTCCTTGTTTTCACCAAAACACCAACAACTATGATGGACTTTGAATCATCCCAATTCAAAAGACCACTTTCAATAATCACCAACACTATGATGATTATCACATAAACATGAAAGCACACAATTTTTTGTTTATAATACTTAGAAACCAGACCTTTTTATATTACAAACAACGATTCTCACCACAGGCTTGGTGATCAAGTTACAAAAAATGATACTTTTGAATAAAAAATACTTTTTGGACAATTTTCAAGAATAAATgattcttcttctctttctctctctctctctctctatatatatatatatatatatat is a window of Lathyrus oleraceus cultivar Zhongwan6 chromosome 6, CAAS_Psat_ZW6_1.0, whole genome shotgun sequence DNA encoding:
- the LOC127092149 gene encoding plastid-lipid-associated protein 6, chloroplastic, coding for MASLNLLHHPSTSISSSSSCCLFPRSFIPRNNNLTPKGGSNHIKQSLIVKSVAGGPFTDGTIPIPSNPFDAIPSLKLNLLSAVSGLNRGLAANEEDLQKADAAAKELEDAGGLVDLTDNLDKLQGRWKLIYSSAFSSRTLGGSRPGPPIGRLLPITLGQVFQRIDILSKDFDNIVELQFGAPWPLPPLEATATLAHKFELIGSSKIKIIFEKTTVKTTGNFSQLPPLEVPQLPEALRPKSNRGSGDFEVTYLDADTRVTRGDRGELRVFVIS